A stretch of DNA from Vulpes lagopus strain Blue_001 chromosome 12, ASM1834538v1, whole genome shotgun sequence:
TGGCTGGACTCGGTGTGTGGGAAGTGTGAGGATGGTGCTGGGGCCCAGCCCACACCCAGGGTCACCCAGGGTCACCAGGTCGGACTGGGTTGTCCAGAGTTTGACTCTAAACTACTTGCTCTGCCAAATGTCTTTCTGCGACTAACAGTACGATTATCAACCTACTTTTCCCATCATTTTCTAGATGCTTCAGAGAACACGAGTGTAAAGTAACAAACGTTCTCTACCAACAGCGGCAGACAGCACTGCTGTCCTCGACTGAGGCAGGAAGCTGCTTCTGCTTCCCTTGTGCTGTATTTTACTTTGAAGAAGCaaaacgttgggacacctgggtggctcagtggttgagcgtctgcctttggcacagggcgtgatcccaggtcctgggatcgagtcctgcattgggctccccgcagggagcctgcctctccctccccctgtgtctctgcctctctctatgtctctcatgaataaataaataaaatcttaaaaaaaagttaagtttccCTTTCTGGCTTCCTGTAAGTCCTAGATTATTTAGCAAGAGCTGGAAAGCGGAGGGAAAGAGGTGGCTACAGGACCCCGGGTGCCAGCCCAGAGCAGCCTGTAGACACATGCAGCGTGGGTGAGGTCAGCAAGTGCCCACGACATGCCAGGGACGTGCCCATGGGCCGTGAACAGACCCAACCCCCCACGCACTTGGGCTCTGCCCCATCCTGAGGGGGCATGCAGAGCGCAAAGAGCCCCCCGGGGCAGAAGTGCCCTAGGGAGCGGGAAGCAGGTGGGCCGGGAGAAGAAGGGCCTCggggtgaccctgggcaaggcCTGCAGCAGGAAGGTGAGCTGCATGACGCAAGGGCGCGGAGGAAGGGAGACCTACAGACAACGCCCCCAGAGCCAAGCCCAGGCCCTGCGAGGGGGTGTCACAAGCAAACTTCTCCGCTCATAAATCAGACCCTGTTCACCCGTAATTCAGCGCTCACAGGACAGGGCGCCGAGAGTCCTcttgaaaagggagaaaaggaggctCCCCAAGTAAGCGAGAGGGGTACCGGCAGGCAGAACTCTTCGAAGGCTGGCTTGACGAAGGTGGTGTACTGGGTCAGGATCTGCTCCAGGTCCCTCCCGCGATGCACATCCCGGAGAactgaggcaggagggaggcagtCAGGGCTGGCGGCCAGCCTCGTCCAGGGGCACGGGGGGCCCCCGCAGCCATCCTACCTCTTCTCGACAGCCTGACGTCGGAGTCCGTGTCCACGAAGAGGCGCAGGTGAAACATGTCCCGGACCTCCTGGCTGTAGAACACCAAGATGCCCTCGAACAGGACCACATCTGCAGGGTACACCACTGTGGTCTCCGCTAACCTGGGAGGCGAGACCAGGACACGGGTGCCGCTGCAGGACATGCGGAAGGTGGGGGCCCAGGTGCCATCGCTctagtcccccacccccaccccagggtacTGACTGCGGAGGGGGACAGGTCACAGCACGGGGGAGGGCTGTGCACAGAAACCACCAGGGCAAGGCTGCTGCACGGCCCCTCTCCCAGGAGTCACTGTGCTCACCTTGAATGGGTCACAAAATCATAGGTTGGGACCTCGACTGTTTTGCCCTCCACGATGTTCTTCAGAGTCCTGTGCATCAAGTCATTATCAAAGGCATCTGCAGGAATGGAACCAGAGGCAAGGCTATCCAGGTGTCCTTGTGCTGGGGACGGGAGCGAACTTCCTCTGCGTCTGGGTCAGGCAGCCCAGCGACCCTCGGGAACATGTGGACTTGAGagtgtcccccccccaccccagttcacATTCGCAGGGCCACCCACCCGGGCTGCTATCCTACACAGAAGTTTGGAACTGGGCATTTCCTGCTCGGCCTGCACTGGGAGGTAGGTGGGTTAGGCACCTGCTTCTATTTCTGGGAACTAACCACGGACTGGTGCTCCTCAGGCCTTTCCCCCACCATGTCCCCCGAGAAAGAAATGAGGATGGGAGCCTCATTCCACACGGTGGAATCTTCTAGCAGTGCCAGGCAAGGACAGGCTGGCTCTTTCCCCTCATCTATCTGCCCCATTTGCACCTGCCCCCTGATCAAGCCAGACCAGACCTGGCCCTCTTGTTTACCCACTGCCTGCCCAGCTCCCCTCTCAAGGACTCtgcccaggggcaggtggggaaaTGCCCTGCTGTACACAAAGGACCCCAAACAGCAGGAAGGTGGGGGACTTTCTCCGTGACTTCATGGCAGAGCAGTGGTCCCCACGGCCCCTCCAACAGCAAAGACTTCCTGACTGGCTCCGACTGCGGGAGCCAGCAGCTCCCGCCGGGCCACTCAGGGCGCAGAGAACCAGGCAAAGTTCTTTCTGACCTAATGGCACCGCCTGCTCCAGCTCCAACTCAGGCCACCTCAGAAATCTCATGGCACCACTGGGGTCTCTCTGCATCCCCCGCCAACCCCTtggtctctccccctccctcactcccctcAGGGTCCTCTGCTGCACCTGGGTGGTCGAAATTGTACTGTCCCTTCAACGCCTTGGCCTTCTGCTCTGGGGTCAGGACCTTGTAGAACCTGTCTTGACTCAGGATGACCAGCTTCCGCTGCCGGTGGTCCACTTCGTTCTGGCCCAGCAGCTCCATGATCTTCTCGCACACGGTGGACTGGGAACACACGGGATTCCCGCCTGGCCCTGCTGCGCCTGCCCGGGGCTGCCTCGGGACCTGACCCACCGGCCCCGGGGCCGCCCGGGACGCACTGGCAGCGGCAGCCCGCGCCCGGGGCCGGAGGGGCGAGGCccgcggggaggccggggcccGAGGgcagcgcccccgcccgccccccggccgGGTCCGCCGCCAcggccgcagcccccgccccccgccccccgcccccgccctgcagGAGGCGGGGCCGTCCGCCCGGGGGCCCGAGGGTCGGGGGTCGcaccggccccgccggccccttACCTTCCCGCTCGCGGTGCCGCCGCTCACCCCGATCAGGAAGGGCCGCTGGTGAGGGCGGTCCGCCTCCGTTGCGGCGGCCTCGCAGTCGCCGCCTCCAGCCGAAGCCATCCCGGGCTCCGCCCGCCCGCATCGGCTTCCCGACTCCCGCCGCCGCCCCGAAGcagccgccgccccccgcccggggctCCACGTCCGGGAGgcgcgcggcgcggcggcgggagCGCGCGGGGCAAGGCGGGAGTTGTAGTCCGAGGCGACGGAGGGCGCTGCGCCTGCGCGGGGCAGGCCGGCTCACCTGCGGCTGGGCGGTGCTCGGCCCGGCGCCGCAGCTCTGCGGTGGGAGCGGGAGGAAAGCCGCTGCGCAGCGCAGCTCGGGGGTTTGCACGCTCGCGGCGGCCTCTGCAGCGGAGGCGGAGACCGCGAAGTTCCCTCCGTCCGcgctcctggggcctggggcgtCGGggttgacccccccccccaggggagAGCCCGGCCGGGGCAAGGGTAGCGCCAGGGCCGCAAGTCAGCACCCTGAGCCCGGAGTCGGAAACTCCCCGACTTCACGGCCTCGCGGGCGGCCACCCCGAGAGCGCGGCGGGGCTCCTGCTCCCACCCCGCGTCCTCCCCCACGGCGCGGCCGCCTGGCGCTGCCTCCCTCACCCGCTGCAGCCGGGCCTCCTTCGGGGCGGACCGTTTCCTAACGCCCCCATCCCCGCCTTCGGGGTTCCCCGCCGCCCCTGCAGCAGGTGTCGCCTCCTTAACCTCCTCAGCACGGGCTGCTGACAACCATGACCTCTGACTCCAGGCTGTGAGACCCAGCCTGCTGGGTACCCCTGACCCCGCGGCACCTGCACAGAGAGGGTAAATGCTGATGGGTTCAAATTGTGTATTTCCCCAAAGCACCAACACTGTAGACGCAGCTCCTAatgccctgggagccctgccTGAATATTTGATGGAGCATGAAATCGAGAGATCACAGTAAGCGCAGACACCAGGCAATGTCGCTGTTGATGTAACTTCAGAGGCACTAACCCATCTCAGGAGGGGCTACGGGCAGCGTCTGCTGATCAGGGGGCAGGGGTGCAAGGGGACTGGGACCTCCTGAGTCTGTGACCTGGACAGACTGAAGAGGATGAGGGAGCATGAGAGGAAATCACACAGGAGCTTAAGACGGGGAggaccggggatccctgggtggctcagcggtttggcgcctgcctttggcccagggcaggatcctggagacccgggattgagtcccatgtcgggctccctgcatggagcctgcttctccctctgcctgtgtctgtgtgtctctcatgaataaataaataaaatctttttttaaaaaaagattttatttatttgagggatgcctgtgtggctcagtggttgagcatcttgccttcagctcaggttgtgatcccagtcgggggatcaagtcctgcatcgggctccctgtgagaaacctgcttctccctctctctctctgtgtctctcatgaataaataaataaaatcttttttttatttgagagggagagtgtatgagagagagaggacacgaGCAGggtaaggcagagggagacccaggctccctgctgagtggggagcccaatgtaggatttgatcccaggatcccgggatcacaacctaagccagaagcagacacttaactgacggagccacccaggcgcccctgataaGCTGCTTTTATGCCGAAAGCACACCAAGGGCTTGCTGTGGGCCCGGCCCTGAGGCGGAGCCTGGTCTGCGTGTTCTTCCATTCTGTATTCGTCTCTTTGGCATCCATTCCTCACAGGGCCAATTACATTaactatattttcatattttcttggtATTCTTGATGCTCTGGCCTCGGGGACCTTATAGGCCCGGGGAGACTGCCCTCCAAGGCTAACTGGTTCTCGGACACCACAAAGCCAGTGCGTCTTTCACCCGCAAGCCGGCCAGTCCCCAATCACTGCTTCTCTGACTCTCACCGACTGCCCCCAAGCCTCAGGCCTGGACCCTTCCTCCCCACTGTCGCATCCTTCCCCTTGGAGGGCTAACTCCTCCCAGCAGCCCTCTCCAGCTGGACGAAGTGGGGCCCGTCTAGGTCCTCAGAGGCCTGGGCATTTctcctgggaggggggggggggccctcccgACACAGCTGCAGGTAAGCTGTGGATTCTGCAATTGCTTGATGCTGGTCTGCAGAGCAGAAGCCCCACGAGGGCAGGCCCCGGCTGGCTCGCTGGGCtgagcctcccctccccacggTAAATGTTTGTTGTCGCTGGATTGGGCACAGGGTTGAGCAACCTTTGGGTTTCTCAGAAGCAAATGAGGCAGGACTGGTAAAAGGAACCCTCTGGGATTCTCTGCCCCTGTCCTCCTCCtcgccctccccctgccctccaaggctgccttccttccccaccccctttgcCAGCCCAATCACCTGCAAAAATGTCCATTCATTCCAAGTAGatctttaagcttttatttatttttttaaagattttatttatttatttattcatgagagacagagagagaggcagagacacaggcagagggagaagcaggtgcctcaccaggagcccaatgtggcacttgattccaggaccccggggatcatgacctgagccaaaggcagatgctcaaccactgaaccacccaggcatccctctaagcTTTTATTGAACACAGGCTGGTACTCAACACTTAAAGAGCTGACCAGGTGTCagttttttggtaaattttttttttttttttaatttgagagagagcatgtgcacaagcaggaggaggggcagagggagaagcagagtcctgctgagcagggagcccctcatggggccccatcccaggaccccgggaacatgacctgagctgaaggcagacacttaactgactaagccacccaggttcccatgtttttattttttaaaagatttatttatttgtgaaagagcgagagagcacgtgcacaagcgggggggggggggggggaagcggagggagagagagagaatccccaagtaGACTTCCTGTTAGTGGAGCTTGTTCCCAGGGccttgagattgtgacctgaaccaaaataaCCATCagggccacttaactgactgagcacccaggcgccccaggagccCGTGTGTGAAGAAGCATTTACTCCATCTCCCTAATCTTAGAAGTAACCCATGCTCATTgcagaaaatgtgtgtgtgtgcatgcacacacacacacgcacactgaAATCACCCCTTGCCCGGGGAAGGCAGTGGTTTCATATTCCAGCGCTGATCCCCTGGTCCCCCAGGGCTGTGAGTAGACAGTGAGATGATAAACAAGGTTTGGTTCCATATCTTACACAATCATGTAATCGTGATTTTTACACAATCGTATAGCCTTACAACAATATGGCTACTATTATtattgcattttcctgatggggaaactgaggcacagagacatcaTCACATGGCTGGCCCAAGGCTTCCAGTCAAGATTGCCGAGCTAGTAGGTACAGAAAGTCAACACACCCCTATGCACACCCATGCACCCTCCCAACACTGAGAAGTGCATAATCTCTGTTCTAAGACAGGGAAATATGACAGCCAGGCCCTTGAATGAGGAAGGTCCTCGTAAGCAGGGGTTGGAGCCAAGCTGCCCGTGGGGGGACCAGGACCAGACTATGCTTTGGGGGTGGGAGTCAAAGCCACTTGCTCTCTGCATACAGCTGGAGCCTGAAAGAGACTGCCCTTTGGTGAACGTGAGCCAACCACGATACCCATGGCTCTGGGTAGAGTCACCCCTAAGAAAGTGGAACCCTGGGGGTGCATTGCACATGGCCACGCATGTGGAGCAGAAGCCCCAGAGGAGACGCTACTGTAAAACGGTCCATGGCGGTGACTTTGGTGAGGATCCATGGAGGCCGACGCAGAACTGTCTCACGTCCCAGGGTGCCTTGAGAAGATGCAGGCTAACTCACACGGTTACAAAGGCCCTGGGGGTACCTGCCACATGCGGAACAGTCCCCTGATGTGGGAGAGGGGCCCTGTCATGTCTGAGGAACTAGTGACAGCACACCgatttggaaagatttttatttatttttttatttttaaagattttatttattcatgagagacacacacagagagagagagagagagagagagaggctgagacacaggcagagggagaagcaggctccatgcaaggagcctgatgtgggacttgatcctggttccccaggatcacaccctgggctgcaggcggcgctaaaccgctgcgccactggggctgccctggaaagatttttaaaagaggtcTAGAAAAGTGAAGGCATAGCAACTAAATGCAGCGCCCAGTCCTGGAGAGGATTCCATGCTGGGAAAATGTGCCAGGAAAGCCTTACCCGCCATGTGTGTCACCCGTGCAACTTTTCCCTGAGTCTGAAATTACTTTCAAGtgaaaagtttaaaatcattGGAAGAGGAAGCACGTGGACTAAtgtaacaatagaaaaaatataggaaaaaactGTAGACTTATAAGAACCAAATGGGTGGCACGGGGGTTGGggagcgcctggctggttcagttggtagagtatgtgactcttgatctcaggtttgtgagttcgagccccatgttgagtatggagattacttaaaatgtacaggggcacctgggtggctcagtcagtgaagtgtctgcctcctgctcagtggggggtctgcttctccctctgcctctgtccctccctctgcttgtgttctctgtctctctctcaaataaaatcttaaataaaaatacaatctgCCAAAAAAGACGAAATGGAAATTCTTGCTGTGCAAAGAAAGTGAAGACGTGAAAATGCTTTGTAGAATGCCCCTCTGATGGATTTGTCTGAGGTTTtcttaagagattaaaaaaaaaattaagtcatctctacacccgatgtggggctcgaacccacaacccaagatcaggagtcacacaccactgactgagccagccgggtgcccctgAGCCTTTCTCTTGGTGTGATGGAGTTTGTGTCCTTGGGAGGGAACCTCTGCTGAGCAGGCCTCACACGGGGGCACGGGGCACGTGACGGCCTCAGGTGTCATTAGTGATGCTAATCTCCATCCCCTGGCTACAGGGACATCTGCTAGGGTTTCCACTGTAAACTTACTGTCCTTCTTTGTACTGGAAAGTATTCTGAAGGAGGCACTTTGAGACCATCCAGATAGAGTTTCTGCTTAGACAACTTTCACCTGCTCAGCTTAGCATCTGTTGGTGGGTCTGGCCTGTGGCAATGATCACTGGGCTGTTCTCATGGTGATTTTCTATTCccttcggggtcctgggatcagcccgcatggggctccctgctcagcagggccccttcttctccccctccctctgcccttcccctgcttgtgtgctctccctctgtcagacaaagtgttttgttttttttttttaatgtgctagaATCATTTGGCacattgctactttttttttttttatacaaaggtTTACTTTAAAGTAGGAAGTTCTCAGTCTCTCTTGCTAAGCTCTGTCTTTCTGCGCAGATGTCTTTATTACCTTattaccgtttttttttttaattttatttatttatgataatcacagagagagagagagggagagacacaggcagagggagaagcaggctccatgcaccgggagcccgacgtgggactcgatcccggatctccaggatcgtgccctgggccaaaggcaggcgccaaaccgctgcgccacccagggatccccacattgctactttttttaaaaaaattttttgccttAGCTTGTCCATTACCTTTTAGCACAATAAAAactaagaccttttttttttttttttaaagatttatttactcatgagacagagagagaggcagagacacaggcagagggagaagcaggctccatgcagggagccccatatgcgggactcgattccaggaccccgggatcacgacctgagctgaaggcagccgctcaaccagagccacccaggtgcccctaaagcaaatttattaaaatcctgaaaaaaaaaatcttgaatataTTTGATGGCCTTGGGAATGCCAGTCGTGATGAAAAGCAGGGCAACTGCTAGTCACTTTCACGGTCTTTAAATCCCCTTCTAAGGACGCACCCCCGTGGCGGGCACCCCAAGCTTCCTGTCCGACCCACCCCCGCCgggcccttcctcccttcccctcagcGAAGCGCGTGGGGCCGCGGGCGGAGCCTTCCTCGTGTTCCACGGACACCGGCCCCGGTGGCGCCCGCCGGCCAGCGGACACGCACACTCGCGGTTTCACACTCAGGCCGTGGCCCCCGAAACCCTTCTCCCTGGCATTGCTGGCGGCGGGGAACGGGCAGGCGGGCCGGGCAGCCGCGGTCCCCGGGCGCCCCGGTCCCGGCCCCTCCCGCGCgggcccccggcccctccccgcctccccgctcGGCGCGCGGCGCAGGTGGCCCCGGGCGGTCAATCATTAACCCGCCGCGCAGCCGCCTCCGGGAAACCCGAGCCCGCAGCCCCAGGCGAGCCCGGCCCGACGGCGGCGGGAGGCGCGCGCCATGGACGCAGGTGAGCGCTCCGGGGTCCCCGCGCCACGGCCGGCCGGCGGCTGCTCCCGGGCACCCCCTCCGGGACCGGGCACACCGGGAGGATGCTCTGAGGTCCTGGCAACGCCGGCGGCGCCCctgcgggaggggcgggggaagggCGGCAGGTGCCCCGCGCAGGCCCTTGGGCGCATTCCCCTGGCGTCCCCCACGCCCGTCCCTCCCCTGGTGACTGTCCGCCCCTCCGGCCACGCCGAAGCGGGCGAgggtgagggcaggagggcagggggccctGGCCGGGCCGGGGTGGGGAGTAGGGGGGGCGGGCTGGGACGGAGAGGGGCCCGGGGAGGGAGGCGCGGCGGGACGGGGTGCGGGGACGGAGCGGAGAGGCTCCAAAGGGGCTCCAACGGCTCCCCCGTCCCCCCTCCGCAGGACTGAgcccgggccccgggggccccaggCCGGCGGCGGGGGCCCGGAGCCGGGTGGGGGatgcgcccgcccgcccggccccgcgtcCCGCCCCGCGGCTGGAATGTCCGCGGAGGCTCGGGTGTCGAGAACCCGAGAACTCGAGGCCGGGGGCCCAGCGGCTCCGCCAGCAAATTTATTTACTCAGCAGCCCTATCTCCGCGCCATCGGGCCAGGCATTTGCCCCGGCGGGGGCCCCGGGAAGCTGCGGCTTCTGCTGTGATAACTGGGGCAGCGGCGGGCGGGCCTCCGCCAGGGACCGGCCTGCGCAGCGCATCTGCACCTGGAGCCCCGGAcctgcctcccgcctcccgcccccctccccgcacctgTGCAGGGGCCCGGGGCCAGCTGGGCGCACCTGACCACGACCCACGATGCTAGGACAGAGAGGGCCGCGAGTTCACGGTCATTATTTTTGAAGTGACCGTTGctcttcccatttcacagatgagacaCCCGAGGTTTGTGGGGTTTGTCAGGGGCCTCAGGTGGCGCAGCCGGACGTGGCGCCCGCTGCGCGATCGCGCGCAGGGACTGTCGGCCTGCGCGGGCGGCACCTGATGTCCCGGTGTCCCCCGTCCGCGGTTCAGGGCGATGCGGTGAGCAAGCATTTGGCCGGTTGCCTGCAAAGCTTCCTCGGCAGCCCCCAGGTGCCTGAGCTTGCTGAAATCGCCGTCTCTTCGGGGGGCTTGTGCACAGAATTGTTCGCGCCTCGGACCCCGGTGGGCAGGGGGCGCTCACCGGAGGCCTGTGGGGTTGAGGCGCTGGCTGGCCGGGCATCTGCAGGCACCACAGACACACAATGGGGTTTGGGGCTCCAGTGGCTCTGGGCTAGAGGAAGCCTCCCCTGTAGACAGCAGACACCACCCGCCCCCCCCAGTGGTGTCTCTGCCCGTAGACTTGCTTATCCAAGAACCCCAGCCCTTGGGGGGTGGTGAGGTTGGGGCCCTGGAAGGCCCCGGAGCATAGCTGGAGGCCTCtacagggctggggggctggctGGGGTCTTCCTCCTCCCGAGGTCTCCTCCCAGCCTCAGGCAGCAGGAGTTGGTGGGGGTGAGCACTTTGAGGCGCAATCCTCACCGCAAGGacgaggagactgaggcacagggagatgAAGCGGCCCTGGTGGCCTGGGCCCTGAGCTCCAGCTCCTGATGGAACCAGCCCGGAGGAGATGAGGGGGCTGTGGGTGCCGGGCACTCCGACGGTGCTCTACCTGCTGGCAGCCCTGTGGCCCATCAGTCCTGCTGGGTCTGGCCGCGGTGCACacccctgccttctgctcaagccACTGtcacctctccctttgccctgtgcctgctcctccccactccccaggctcactcccagccctccccccacctgggccctggctggggaagaagccccccgccccccatcagtCTGCTTGGCTGTGTAACGAACCAGCCCAAACTGAGCAGCTTCACACAACAGGTGCACATGTTTCCCCACCTGCTACAGATATTTGTGAACGATTCTCCACCTagtcacattttctatttctcttggtAAATACCCGTGAGTGAAATAGCTGGATCCTATGGCAGGTGTCTGCttagcttttatttgtttgtttgtttttaaaagattttatttatttattcatgagacacacacacagagggggggtgctg
This window harbors:
- the UCK1 gene encoding uridine-cytidine kinase 1 isoform X4, which codes for MASAGGGDCEAAATEADRPHQRPFLIGSTVCEKIMELLGQNEVDHRQRKLVILSQDRFYKVLTPEQKAKALKGQYNFDHPDAFDNDLMHRTLKNIVEGKTVEVPTYDFVTHSRLAETTVVYPADVVLFEGILVFYSQEVRDMFHLRLFVDTDSDVRLSRRVLRDVHRGRDLEQILTQYTTFVKPAFEEFCLPTKKYADVIIPRGVDNMVAINLIVQHIQDILSGDICKWHRGSNGRSYKRTFPEPGDRPGVLTSGKRSHLESSSRPH
- the UCK1 gene encoding uridine-cytidine kinase 1 isoform X2 — protein: MASAGGGDCEAAATEADRPHQRPFLIGSTVCEKIMELLGQNEVDHRQRKLVILSQDRFYKVLTPEQKAKALKGQYNFDHPDAFDNDLMHRTLKNIVEGKTVEVPTYDFVTHSRLAETTVVYPADVVLFEGILVFYSQEVRDMFHLRLFVDTDSDVRLSRRVLRDVHRGRDLEQILTQYTTFVKPAFEEFCLPVPLSLTWGASFSPFSRGLSAPCPTKKYADVIIPRGVDNMVAINLIVQHIQDILSGDICKWHRGSNGRSYKRTFPEPGDRPGVLTSGKRSHLESSSRPH
- the UCK1 gene encoding uridine-cytidine kinase 1 isoform X3; the protein is MASAGGGDCEAAATEADRPHQRPFLIGVSGGTASGKSTVCEKIMELLGQNEVDHRQRKLVILSQDRFYKVLTPEQKAKALKGQYNFDHPDAFDNDLMHRTLKNIVEGKTVEVPTYDFVTHSRLAETTVVYPADVVLFEGILVFYSQEVRDMFHLRLFVDTDSDVRLSRRVLRDVHRGRDLEQILTQYTTFVKPAFEEFCLPTKKYADVIIPRGVDNMVAINLIVQHIQDILSGDICKWHRGSNGRSYKRTFPEPGDRPGVLTSGKRSHLESSSRPH
- the UCK1 gene encoding uridine-cytidine kinase 1 isoform X5, whose product is MASAGGGDCEAAATEADRPHQRPFLIGVSGGTASGKSTVCEKIMELLGQNEVDHRQRKLVILSQDRFYKVLTPEQKAKALKGQYNFDHPDAFDNDLMHRTLKNIVEGKTVEVPTYDFVTHSRLAETTVVYPADVVLFEGILVFYSQEVRDMFHLRLFVDTDSDVRLSRRDQEVCGCDHPSGGRQHGGHQPDRAAHPGHPERRHLQVAPRVQWAELQEDLP
- the UCK1 gene encoding uridine-cytidine kinase 1 isoform X1 translates to MASAGGGDCEAAATEADRPHQRPFLIGVSGGTASGKSTVCEKIMELLGQNEVDHRQRKLVILSQDRFYKVLTPEQKAKALKGQYNFDHPDAFDNDLMHRTLKNIVEGKTVEVPTYDFVTHSRLAETTVVYPADVVLFEGILVFYSQEVRDMFHLRLFVDTDSDVRLSRRVLRDVHRGRDLEQILTQYTTFVKPAFEEFCLPVPLSLTWGASFSPFSRGLSAPCPTKKYADVIIPRGVDNMVAINLIVQHIQDILSGDICKWHRGSNGRSYKRTFPEPGDRPGVLTSGKRSHLESSSRPH